One stretch of Emys orbicularis isolate rEmyOrb1 chromosome 5, rEmyOrb1.hap1, whole genome shotgun sequence DNA includes these proteins:
- the ANAPC10 gene encoding anaphase-promoting complex subunit 10 isoform X3: protein MTTPNKTPPGADPKQLERTGTVREIGSQAVWSLSSCKPGFGVDQLRDDNLETYWQSDGSQPHLVNIQFRRKTTVKTLCIYADYKSDESYTPSKISVRVGNNFHNLQEIRI from the exons ATGACCACACCTAACAAGACACCACCAGGTGCTGATCCCAAGCAGTTGGAAAGGACTGGTACTGTTCGGGAAATAGGCTCTCAAGCTGTTTGGTCCCTTTCGTCCTGTAAGCCAG GCTTCGGAGTGGACCAGTTACGAGATGATAATCTAGAAACTTACTGGCAATCTGATGGGTCACAGCCTCATTTGGTGAACATCCAGTTTAG AAGAAAAACAACAGTGAAGACATTGTGTATTTATGCAGACTACAAATCTGATGAAAGCTACACCCCAAGCAAGATCTCTGTCAGAGTAGGAAATAACTTCCACAACCTTCAGGAAATCCGG
- the ANAPC10 gene encoding anaphase-promoting complex subunit 10 isoform X2, giving the protein MTTPNKTPPGADPKQLERTGTVREIGSQAVWSLSSCKPGFGVDQLRDDNLETYWQSDGSQPHLVNIQFRRKTTVKTLCIYADYKSDESYTPSKISVRVGNNFHNLQEIRVAT; this is encoded by the exons ATGACCACACCTAACAAGACACCACCAGGTGCTGATCCCAAGCAGTTGGAAAGGACTGGTACTGTTCGGGAAATAGGCTCTCAAGCTGTTTGGTCCCTTTCGTCCTGTAAGCCAG GCTTCGGAGTGGACCAGTTACGAGATGATAATCTAGAAACTTACTGGCAATCTGATGGGTCACAGCCTCATTTGGTGAACATCCAGTTTAG AAGAAAAACAACAGTGAAGACATTGTGTATTTATGCAGACTACAAATCTGATGAAAGCTACACCCCAAGCAAGATCTCTGTCAGAGTAGGAAATAACTTCCACAACCTTCAGGAAATCCGGGTAG